The DNA sequence CAGCGTCGTCTATTTGAGACAGGCGTGGTGTGGTATGGCTGTACAAGTCCGGATTGGTTTCAATTGGGGTATTAGAAGGAATGTGCGATAGATCGGTTAGCTTGGACAGCTAGATAGATAGCCATGTCAAGTGGCAGTTTCGTATAACATTCAAGATTCAACAAGGCCAGTGCGATGTTCTAGTTCCAAGATTCTGGTCTAAGGGGGCTTTAACTCTGCTCTGTTATCTCCTTCTAAACATCTCATCCTTCAGCTCATATTTAAAGTACCGTAGATGCTTAAAAGAAAGTCTATATCTATTTCCCTACGATATCTGAGTGGAAAGATTATCCAAGGCTTGCAACCCAGTGAGCTGAGACAAGCTGTGATGACTTCAAGACAAGTCAAAGCACTGGGTTGTCTATCCTCTCCTCAAATTCCAACCAACGTCCCCAGAAGCTCCATCCCAACATACATCCCCCTAAGTAGGAATCAAGATTGAAAGCGAAATTACAGTTTTCCCATCTTGGAACCTATCTAAATCTTTCCCCAGAACTTTACAAAAACTTCTCCCAGATTCATCCCAGAGTTCGCCCCCCAGCAATATTAGCAGCATGCACAAAGAAAACCAAACCTATTCCATCATTaaacaaaaccaccaaaagaacaccacccccccccccaaacccagtcCAGGTTTCCATTCAGATTACTACTATTATGAGAGTAAACCACCATTtaacaccacctccacaatctgggcatcctcaccctctcaagTCCACAATCCCAGCCTTTTTCCCCTTGGGGCGCCAGCGAGCCTCCCCATCACAGAAGTCAGAAGCTGAGCAGCCGGTCACGGCTAACGAAGAGCATACCGTCTGGTACCACTCGATCCCTGCATCTCTGTCCTCCACATCACTTTTCAACCAAGCAATGGCAGACTTGCTTTGAGCAGACTTGCTCCGAACAGTCTTGGGCTGAACAGTTTTGGCCTGCCGAGATGGGCAGAGTATCACCTGTTCGCGCTGCTGGATGTTGGGAGTTGAAATGCAGAGATGGAGATGCCCGTCTGCGTCGGACAGTTACGGAGGGGCTGCTCAGAAAGGCAGCGACAGAATGCGTCCAAACCCACAACCAACAGTGGCGTGAGCAGTTGCCGATACCGTAATTCAAGCATATGGGGAAATGAAAACAGCGGATTGAGACTTCGTTTCCAAGACAAGAAAGACGAAAAAAAGTGCCAGCAACAATAGATCGACACAAAAGAGACAGGTGCGAGAACATCACAACCTGGAACAAATGGTCAAAGTACAATTGTGTTCAGGATGGATGGTAGGCTGGAAATATATAAAGTCAGGAGACAATCGATATGATATAAACACCGTTCGCAGTGAAGATGCAAGAGTGGCAAAGATAAACACAGCACTGGGAAGACATCCGGAGAAATAGTAATGGCCTTCAGACACAACAGATAGGCCTCCGCAGATAGGCAATGTCCCTTGAGAGATAACCACTCGGCCTTTCCAGGTCGTCCAAAGGGTTCCAAAAAAGTATTTGCGGCCTCTGAAAATGTTGAGAAGGCCTTGTAAATATAGTTCAAAGCCCCCAAATGACTACCCAAGACTTCTTGCGAGGTAGTCTTGAGGAATAATTCTAGTTTTCAAAGCCCTTCAACCTTATGCCAGTCTTTATTCTCCCACCTAggcaacctcctctccgaccccccaaccaacaccacaaccacagtcCAGACTaacctcttcaccacccgGTCCAACACCCGCACATTCTCCAGCTCTATATCAGCTACCTTGCTCGCGCTGGCGGGAGTGAAAATCTCAGGGGAGGTAGGCTGGTCGGGAACAAAGACGTACTTTGCCTCCTGTGTGACCACTACGCAGGTGATCAACATTGATGGGTATTATGAGCAGGTGAGGGAGTGGATCATTCGGTGTCCCAGGGCAAAGATGGTTTtatttggggagggggcggtgacGGAGTgtgctgagggggaggggtatgaGATTGAGGGGTAGGTAGTGATTGCTTATCGGGTTGTGGTTGTCAAGAGGGTGGGatgggtggagagggagaagagggttgaGTTGGGGGAGTATAGAGGGGAGGTagggagatggatgttgggtgatgatgaggaggtggacagggaggaggggattgAAGTGGGGCATATGGActttgaagaggatgaagaggaggaggagatgggtaTCAGGAAGGTTGTAgttgagagtgaggaggggggggtggtggttttgagtATGGACGATGAGGTGGACTGAAATAAGGACGTGAGTTTCCATCATGGGTGTCTTTGATATCACACAAGAAACCAATCAACGCCACAAGAGTTATTACACACAGACATCCGCACGATTCGCGGCTCAACGGCTCAACATTCACCCATCTTAACAACGAGGtatcctcccacccctcccatcGCTCCGCCCCCTACTCCATGCCCTTCCACTTCTTCCACTGGCCCTCCAACGGCTGATACCAAAGCCTATCCCCCTTAAGCTCCTCActcttcacccccaaaacGTAACTCATCGCCCCATTCAACTCCTTCACCTGACTCTCCAAACTCTCGATCCTAGCCTTCAagccctcgccctcaaccctcaacttctcgccctccctcttcaaagCCGCATTCTCCTTTTGCATGTCCATGACCGCGGCGCGGTTCTGGATGTTGAAGGTGCTGATGTCGCTGTCAACCTGACGTTTGGCCTTGCGGAAGCGCTTGTACATGTGATGCAAGCTTTTATAGGTAGACATGGCCCTGCGGGAGTTCTCCCGATCCACGACGCGGGGaccgggggtggtggcggcgggagCGGCAGCGGTGGCTTCCGGTTAATATTGGCAAGGTATGGTCAGCATAGATCTTTGATGGTACATAATGCTTCATGTTGAGTGAGTGATTCCATGTCAGACAAGCCTTTCAAGTGAGGACCAGACATCCGGATAGGTGTATGACCAGTGCCTCAGTTTGTGTTCGTCCAACTCTTGTTTGAATTCAAGTGTGGCTGACATCCGGATTTTGAAATGGCTTGAGCAAGAATGCAAGGACACAGAAATGTAGTATTATCATGAGAGGGAAAATTTACAACCGGGGCAGCAGGAAAATCAGCCGCGGTGGGAGCGGCAGCAGGAGCGGCACCAACGGGCACGGCAGCGGGGGCAGACAagccagcatcagcagcgaGCGTCTGACGAGCGCGCTTCTTCGCCCGCCAGGTCGCATTCTTAGCGCGAACCATTTTTGATTTGATCGACTGTAAACACTCAGATCAGTAAATATCCCGATCAAAGTATCCAAAAGATTCAAAGCTTACTTGTTTGTGATTAAAAATAAAATTAAAAAAACGTCACGGGCtcttttgctgctgttgttgctgcggcttgtggtgttgtgaaAAAATTGGAGACCACAACAAAAGAGTTCCTGGCGACAGATGTTACCACTCAGTTGCGCTGGGACAGCGcggaaggtggtggggtacgagctgttgaagttgttgctTTCCTCGAGGTATCCCTCGTGCTCTCTTTCCTATCTAATCAGGAGCTATCTTTTCAACCAGATAGCTGGTCGGACTGGCTCGCTGAGACAAAAGCTGGGAtgagagggaaaaggggttgaATGATTTCTTATTTGCACCTGTTTGTATTTGAAATGCCTATTGAGCGATCTGAAGAACCAGACAAAGACTGGTGATGGGAGCTTTTGAGGCGAGAGCCATATTGCAGGTGTAACTAAAATCGAAATCCCGGCTTGGATCGAAGCTTTCGTCGGGGTAGTTTATCGAGTCCAGCATCACCCAAAAGTCTAGACCTATTCCTTTTCCCACCCGACGTGTGCAATTCAAAGCGATGTATATTGGAAAACTCCCTGTTGACTCTTTCGCTTTGACAGGGTGAAAGCTGAAGTCACAGATGTGTTGCTTCTCACTGGCGTATAAAGAAATAAGAAAGTCAGAAGTATTATTGTTACTGATGCCTGTGATGCAGTGCGGGAAACACGGCCAATCAGGCCTGACTGAACCGCTAAAGTACTCAGACAAACCAAAGCCCTATggcagaaaaagaaaccacTGCCCCCGTCCTTACCATCCAACATTGCCTCTCTCTGGTCAAAGGCCCCTGTCATGATCATTCAAACTCGATCCATTGTGTCTCCTCCATAAACCTCTGCACTTGCAGATCCCCTTGCAAAGCtctctccaacacctccttaACTGACTCCTTGTCACCCTCGATCTTGAGTCCGTCAAGAGTCTTGGCCCGAGAGAGGGCCACATACACCTGCTTGTCCTCAAAAACGTTCTCGAGATTGATAACGACACGCTCCAGTGTCATGCCCTGCGCCTTGTGAATGGTAAGGGCATACCCAGCCATGAGTGGGATCTGTGCCCGCCAAACAGAAGAGTACGGGGCAGGATCCCCCACCTCGTTGACCAGGCATTCCGGAAGAATGGTGCGCTCAATCCCGTTTTGGAAGCGAACCACGGGCAACGCGATCATGCGGGGCTCCTCGGAGTTCAGGTTACGGCTTGCAAAAGTGCCGATTGCTTCTTTCTGAGTGTAGGTGAGTCCCGGTCTGCCTTCGAGCGTTCTCATCAAGGACCCAACACTGTGAGATTCGAAGTCGACAATGATGCCCTGGCTACCGTTGCAAAGACCCTCGCGCAGATTCAGATTGACGAGCAACAGAACTGACATGTCTttcttgagcttgagaaCCTTTTCAAACCGGTGATTGTCGTCTCCAAAGTTGATTACTCTGTGGTTCCTGTCATCACCATTTTGTTCGAGGGCGTATTTATACTCCAGGTATTGATGGTTTTCTTGTATGTGGCGACCATCAGAACATTTGTACGAGAACTCCGGGTCTGGAAGCTTCTTAAAGGCCCTCTCATTTGTCTCGTAAACCTCTTCTCTTGTCGGCATCAAACGGACGGCGTCTTCGGTGCTGGACTCATGGTTCATTAGAATCTCAATGTCGGCTTGGCTGAAGGCAATGCCGGTTCGGCACTTTTCCAGCAAAGCTCTGAATTCTTCGTCTCGTTGGCGGTGTATCGTTTTGAGGTGAACATAGTTGAAGTTACACTTCTGCCATGCTGCGCTGGAGAATGCGAACTGGTCCTCAAGTCTGAACTGGCTCTGGCGGCAGGCTCGATTGGCGCAAGTCTTGGTCGTGCTGAGCTCAAAGCCACACGTAACACAGTGTTTGAACGGCTTTATCGGTGGAAGCTGGCAAAAGTCCCCCGTCACGATAAGTTGAATGCCCCCAAATGGTAACGATGCAGGGTCTGGCCCCGTGTGCCGGTCTTCTTCGGGGTCCCTTTTCCTAACGAACCTCAGCGCGCTATCCATTCTCTCAAAGAAGTTGCTCTCCACCATGCTGATCTCGTCGATAATGAGAGTGTGGACCCGACGGAGAGCTTTTCGAACTCTTTCATTGGCCTTTGTTACCCCGCATAGCTTGTCCAATGGCATCTTGTTAAAGTCCGGAGCCCAGCCCATGAAGGTCCAAGTGGTTGAGCCATTGATGGCCAAGGCGACAAGGCCAGTTGGGGCAATGACTTTGACCACTTTGCCTTTTGCCTTTAGTCGCCGCTTAATCTCGTGCAGAACAGTTGACTTGCCACAGCCAGCAGATCCGGTGTAGAAGATGTTTCTGCCTTGCTCCGCCAGTTTCACAACTGCTTCTTGTTCCGGGCACAGGGGAGGTCTTTCCTCCAGCACTGGCTCTGGTCCTGGGGTTGGCTCTTGCGGCTCTTGAGAATTGCTTGATAGCTGCTGGGGGGAGACTTCATCGGGCACTTGATGCGGCGGAACAGAAACATGAGAACCTACCACACTGTTGTACTCTCGTCTCCGGCGCTCCGCCTCGACCAACTCGTAAATGGGCCACTGTGCCCCGGACCTGGGGTCGAAGCCATCAAGGCTTTGTTTTAATTGTTGATATTTGCTGACACAGTCTTTGATGGCCTGATTCCGACTTGGGTCGACAAAAAGATCTAGGTAAAGGTCGGGTTCCGGGAGAAAATCGTGTTGAACCAGCGGAAGAGGCTCATATGTCCGTGACTTTGGTTGCAGGACATGATCGAGCATTTTCCAGCCAGCTGCCAAGCGGGTGTACTCTCTCCTGTGCTCAGCTGCAAGAGTCAGAAGACGAATGACATGCTGAGAATCCAGGTCGGCATCCTCAACATTGTCGATCTGCCTGCGGATCCTCCGCCATTCCTCTGCCGCATTCGAAGCTTGTGGGGTAAGGGGACGATTCCATGGGTCAAATTCAACGGGCACCGGTCGACCAATGCGTCCATGAGTTGCATCGGGGCTGGcccttctcttcctgctcATTGTGATGCTTTGATGAATCTCGCGTGTCGCTTGGGCGTGTTTTGCTGTCGTTCGGATAGCGACCGTGGTCTggctggaaaaggaaagTATGCGGTTGGACAAGGGGAGAAATGACATTGTGGACTCCTGTCAAATCGTATATGGGGTGCAAAAAGGTGTCAATTCTGTTGTTTTTACGAGGGTGAGTTGCCCAGTTGGCTGGCCGAACCCAGCGGCTCAGGTCCCACTGCCAAGATATTAATTCCTTAACAGTGGACCTCATTGACTATTCTGTCAACTCCCAGTGAATTTCTTGTGGGGCATTGCACGTGAATGCTACCGCGATCAGCGCCTTGGCATAACTTTATTTCAACGTCTCGCCAACATACATACAAGTACATATCGGACAACTCTCTGATCCATTACCGGCACCATTTCCACCTCTTTGGACACATCCATCAGGAAGCATGATGGTCAACGGGGGCCATTGGTGAACCACAGCGAAAACCTATATACATTATATTTATCCATGATCCTTGGAATTGACGAAATCTTTGGACCCCAATGGGTATCTTAAAGACATGTGTTCAATGGGATTTCTGATTTGCAGCCGTTGCTAGTTGGGATGGAGGCTTTCTTTTCAATTGCCCTTATTCCTTCTTTCACTTTCTTTTGAGTTCGGATGGGTTGATTTGCAATGACATGTTTTACCTGGTAATGGGATACCTTATCTTGGAGAAAAACTGCGAATTGCATCAGTTTCTACAAGAGATTTACTGTAGAGTTTGCTTCTTCGGTATATATTCTCTTTAGGCAACGGCATTTCTGTGATCCGGTCACACCGCCCATATGGTGCTCGACTTTTCCTTTTGCTACATTGGGTATGAGAGGATTATCCTTCTTTGGTGACCAAAGAAGGATGTCTGAAGCTGAAAAGGCTTAGCC is a window from the Podospora pseudocomata strain CBS 415.72m chromosome 6, whole genome shotgun sequence genome containing:
- a CDS encoding hypothetical protein (COG:L; EggNog:ENOG503NXH5; antiSMASH:Cluster_2); translation: MSFLPLSNRILSFSSQTTVAIRTTAKHAQATREIHQSITMSRKRRASPDATHGRIGRPVPVEFDPWNRPLTPQASNAAEEWRRIRRQIDNVEDADLDSQHVIRLLTLAAEHRREYTRLAAGWKMLDHVLQPKSRTYEPLPLVQHDFLPEPDLYLDLFVDPSRNQAIKDCVSKYQQLKQSLDGFDPRSGAQWPIYELVEAERRRREYNSVVGSHVSVPPHQVPDEVSPQQLSSNSQEPQEPTPGPEPVLEERPPLCPEQEAVVKLAEQGRNIFYTGSAGCGKSTVLHEIKRRLKAKGKVVKVIAPTGLVALAINGSTTWTFMGWAPDFNKMPLDKLCGVTKANERVRKALRRVHTLIIDEISMVESNFFERMDSALRFVRKRDPEEDRHTGPDPASLPFGGIQLIVTGDFCQLPPIKPFKHCVTCGFELSTTKTCANRACRQSQFRLEDQFAFSSAAWQKCNFNYVHLKTIHRQRDEEFRALLEKCRTGIAFSQADIEILMNHESSTEDAVRLMPTREEVYETNERAFKKLPDPEFSYKCSDGRHIQENHQYLEYKYALEQNGDDRNHRVINFGDDNHRFEKVLKLKKDMSVLLLVNLNLREGLCNGSQGIIVDFESHSVGSLMRTLEGRPGLTYTQKEAIGTFASRNLNSEEPRMIALPVVRFQNGIERTILPECLVNEVGDPAPYSSVWRAQIPLMAGYALTIHKAQGMTLERVVINLENVFEDKQVYVALSRAKTLDGLKIEGDKESVKEVLERALQGDLQVQRFMEETQWIEFE